The Cyanobium sp. AMD-g genome contains the following window.
CACCCGGATCTCACCGTTGTGGTTCATGGCCGTGGCCGGCGGGCTCGGAGCCTTCGGCCTGATCAACCGCTGAAGTCCGGTGCCGCCGGATCGATGCGGATCTCCCCGTCCACCAGCAGCGCCTGCTCGGCCAACCCGGGCGGCGGCAGACCCTCCGGTCCCCGGGCCACCATGTCGGCGATGCGCAACTGCAGGGGCCGCAGCTGCAGGGCGACGATGCGGGCCTTGCGGTCGCCGGCCACGCCGGCATGGGCGATGCCCCGCAACCGACCCCAGACCAGAACATTGCCGGCTGCACTGATGCGGGCGCCGGGGTTCACATCCCCCAGCAGCAGCACCGAACCCTCCGCCTGCAGATGGTCGCCGGAGCGCAGGGTGCCGCGATGCACCAGAAGATCACTTGCCACCACTGCAGGGGCCGGGGCTGCGATGGTTTGCGGCGTCCCCGGATCGATCTCGAGTCCGAGGGCCGCGGCGGCCACCAGCGTCTCCGGGTGGTCGCCGGCGACGCGAATCAAGTCGAGCTGCAGGGGGGTCAGCAGCCCCTGCAACTGCCGCAGTTCCGGCAGGCGCAGGGGCCAGCGGCCCGCCTCCAGCACCACGGTGCCCGCCCGGATGTGGCGGCTGCCGAGGGCATAGCGCACTTCCTCCAGGGCACTGGCGGAGCCCTGCTGGGCCGGCAGCCGCAGCAGGTGCGGCTGCCGGTCGTCGACGGCCTGGATCAGTGCGGCGGCCACGACGGTGTCCGGGGGTGCAGCGAACCTAGAGGCCCTGGCGGCCCCCGTCCTCCTGCCGCCGCACCGCCAGGGCCGCGCGCAGGTCGTCGCTCACCTGGGCCGGGTGGATCAGCCAGGCCATGTCGACCGTCTGGCAGAGGCTGGCCACCAGGGGCGAGCGCTGCTCGAGGGCCTGAAGCCGCAGCCCATCCCAGAGCCGCAGGCCCCCGGCGTAGTGGTGATACCCCCGGCTCTGGCGCTGCTGCAGGGCGCAGCAACCTTCCGCCACCAGGCCGGCCCTTTCGCAAAGCTGCCGCGCCACCGCCAGCAGCTCGATCCGGCCGGCCGGGGGGAGATCGCTCACGTCCGTGGCCTTGGGCAGGCGCCGCTCCAGCAGTCGTCCGCAGGGATCGGCCAGTTCCGGGGGGGCCTCCTCACGCCAGCGCACCAGGTGGTAGCCGGTGCGGATGTCGTCGTTGGCCAAGTAACTGTCGAGATCGAGCCGGTCCCGATCCCAGAGCCAGCGGGCCATGGTGGGATCGGCCCACACCACGGCGGGACCGAGCCGGCGGGCCACGGCGATCACCTGGTTCAGCAGCCAGTTGCAGACGATGTTGAGCCGGTGGTTGTAGACGCTCCGGTACATCAGGTGGCGCACCACCAGGTAGTGCTCCACCGCCATCAGGCCGCGGGGGTGCAGGGCCAGATCGCCATCGGGCGCCAGGGTGAGGCTGGCGAGGATCCGCTCCAGGTCGAGCTGGCCGTAGCGGGTGCCGGTGCTGTAGCTGTCGCGCAGCAGATAGTCGAGCCGGTCGCAGTCGAGCTGGCTGCTGACCAGCGCCTTGATGGCCCGGCAGGGGTGCTGGCCGTGCTCCAGCAGGTCGGCCACCAGGGCGGCCCGGCCGGGGGCACCGGCGTCAAGGCGGTCGCGCAGGGCGGGATGGTCCCGGATCAGCCGGCCCGACCAGACCTCATGCTGCACGCCGAACATCTCCTCGCCCGAGTGGCTGAGGGGTCCGTGGCCCACATCGTGCAGCAGGGCGGCGGCATAGAGGACACCCCGGTGCTGGGCCAGGGAGGGATCGAGACGCTCCAGCTGCTGCAGGGCCAGCCGCGCCACCGCCAGCACCCCCAGGGAATGGGTGAAACGGCTCGATTCCGCCCCATGGAAGGTGAGAAAGGCCGGCCCCAGCTGGCGGATGCGCCGTAGCCGCTGGAACGGCGCCGTGTCGATCAGGTCGATCGCCAGAGCTTCGGCGGGGTCCTGGCGATCGAGCCGGATCGCCCCGTGCAGCGGATCGTGGTAGGTGCGCTGGCTCATGGCGCCAGGGCTGGGGCCGCCAGGTCAGCCACCAGCAGCGTGGCGGCCGCCTCTCGCCAGGAGTCCCCGTCCCCGTCCGGCTCCAGAGGTTCGGGCTGGGGCAGCAGCACGTCCGGCTCGATGCCCTGGTTCTGGATGTCGCGGCCGCTGGGCGTGAGATAGCGGGCCACGGTCACGGCCAGACCGCTGCCATCACTCAGGTTGATCAGGGTCTGGATCAGTCCCTTGCCGAACGTGCGGCTGCCGGCCAGGCGGGAGCGGCCACTGTCCTGCAGGGCACCGGCCAGGATCTCGCTGGCGCTGGCGGTGCCGGCGTTGACCAGGGTGAGCATGGGGCCGCCATAGAGACGGCCGGGGGTCGCCTGTTGCCTGGCGGCGATGCCACCCCGATCCTGGGTTTCCACGATCGGCTCCCCGTCCAGCAGCCCATCGGCCACCGCCAGCCCGGCCGCCACCAGGCCACCCGAGTTGTTGCGCAGATCAAGGATCAGCCCTTCGATCGGCCCGCTGCCGCCGGCGGCGGTCAGCTCAGCAAGGGCGGAGCGCACCTGCTGGGGCACCGGTTCACTGAACTGGGTGATCCGCAAGTAGCCCAGGGTGTGCCCCTCGCTCTGCAGGCGATGGCTGCGCACCGGTTGCAGATCCACCTCGCGGCGGTCGAGCAGCACCTCCGTGGGCTGGCCCGCCGGGGTGCGCAGGGCCAGGAGAACGTCGCTGCCCGCGGGGCCCCGCAGGCGGGCGGCGGTGCCCTCGAGTCCCAGCACCTCGGCCGGGATGCCGTCCACCTTGAGGATCTCGGTGCCGGAGACGATCCCCGCGTCGGCGGCGGGGGAGGCATCGAGCGGGGCGATCACGACGATCCGCTGATCCCCCGCCCGCAGTCCCAGCTGCAGCCCCACACCGGTCACACGGCCCTGGGTGTTGGAGCGCAGGGTGGCGTACTCCTCCGGGCGCAGCATCCGGGTGTAGGGGTCGCCGATCGGCGCCAGCATGGTCTCGATGGCCTCGTAGGCCTGCACCGAGCTGGCGATCGAGGTCTCCAGGGCTTTCTGGCGCAGGCGCCGCCATTGCACCGCCTCCAGCCGGGCGGGATCGACGTAGCTCTGGTTCACCAGCCGCCAGGCCTCCACCACCAGTTGCTGGGCATCGCTGAGGGCCAGCGCCGGGGCGGGCAGCCACAGCTGCAGGCACAGGCCCGTCATCAGGAGGAGCCGCAGGAGCGGGACCCCGCCCGGCAGCCCTGTTGCAAAGCATTGAGCCGGGATGGACCGGCGGCCCGGGTCTCTCACAGGGGGGTCAGCACGATCGGTAGACTCTCGCAACCCAAGCCCCACGCTGCATGGCGAACTCGTCTCCTGGCGCCAAGTCGTCCCCGATCTATGACTGGTTTGAGGAGCGCCTCGAAATCCAGGCGATTGCCGACGATATCTCTGCCAAGTACGTCCCGCCCCACGTCAACATCTTCTATTGCCTGGGCGGCATCACGCTGGTGTGCTTCCTGATCCAGTTCGCGACCGGCTTCGCGATGACCTTCTACTACAAGCCCACGGTGGTGGAGGCCTACAGCTCGGTCCAGTACCTGATGACCGACGTCAGCTTCGGCTGGCTGATCCGTTCGGTGCACCGCTGGAGCGCCAGCATGATGGTGCTGATGCTGATCCTGCACGTCTTTCGCGTGTACCTCACCGGCGGCTTCAAGCGTCCCCGCGAGCTCACCTGGGTCACCGGCGTCACCATGGCCGTGATCACCGTGTCCTTCGGCGTCACCGGTTACTCCCTCCCCTGGGATCAGGTCGGTTACTGGGCCGTCAAGATCGTCAGCGGTGTTCCTGCCGCCGTCCCCGTGGTGGGCGACTTCATGGTCGAACTGCTCCGCGGTGGAGAAAGCGTCGGTCAGTCCACCCTCACCCGCTTCTACAGCCTCCAC
Protein-coding sequences here:
- the minC gene encoding septum site-determining protein MinC — protein: MAAALIQAVDDRQPHLLRLPAQQGSASALEEVRYALGSRHIRAGTVVLEAGRWPLRLPELRQLQGLLTPLQLDLIRVAGDHPETLVAAAALGLEIDPGTPQTIAAPAPAVVASDLLVHRGTLRSGDHLQAEGSVLLLGDVNPGARISAAGNVLVWGRLRGIAHAGVAGDRKARIVALQLRPLQLRIADMVARGPEGLPPPGLAEQALLVDGEIRIDPAAPDFSG
- a CDS encoding HD domain-containing protein, with the translated sequence MSQRTYHDPLHGAIRLDRQDPAEALAIDLIDTAPFQRLRRIRQLGPAFLTFHGAESSRFTHSLGVLAVARLALQQLERLDPSLAQHRGVLYAAALLHDVGHGPLSHSGEEMFGVQHEVWSGRLIRDHPALRDRLDAGAPGRAALVADLLEHGQHPCRAIKALVSSQLDCDRLDYLLRDSYSTGTRYGQLDLERILASLTLAPDGDLALHPRGLMAVEHYLVVRHLMYRSVYNHRLNIVCNWLLNQVIAVARRLGPAVVWADPTMARWLWDRDRLDLDSYLANDDIRTGYHLVRWREEAPPELADPCGRLLERRLPKATDVSDLPPAGRIELLAVARQLCERAGLVAEGCCALQQRQSRGYHHYAGGLRLWDGLRLQALEQRSPLVASLCQTVDMAWLIHPAQVSDDLRAALAVRRQEDGGRQGL
- the ctpZ gene encoding carboxyl-terminal processing protease CtpZ encodes the protein MTGLCLQLWLPAPALALSDAQQLVVEAWRLVNQSYVDPARLEAVQWRRLRQKALETSIASSVQAYEAIETMLAPIGDPYTRMLRPEEYATLRSNTQGRVTGVGLQLGLRAGDQRIVVIAPLDASPAADAGIVSGTEILKVDGIPAEVLGLEGTAARLRGPAGSDVLLALRTPAGQPTEVLLDRREVDLQPVRSHRLQSEGHTLGYLRITQFSEPVPQQVRSALAELTAAGGSGPIEGLILDLRNNSGGLVAAGLAVADGLLDGEPIVETQDRGGIAARQQATPGRLYGGPMLTLVNAGTASASEILAGALQDSGRSRLAGSRTFGKGLIQTLINLSDGSGLAVTVARYLTPSGRDIQNQGIEPDVLLPQPEPLEPDGDGDSWREAAATLLVADLAAPALAP
- the petB gene encoding cytochrome b6, which gives rise to MANSSPGAKSSPIYDWFEERLEIQAIADDISAKYVPPHVNIFYCLGGITLVCFLIQFATGFAMTFYYKPTVVEAYSSVQYLMTDVSFGWLIRSVHRWSASMMVLMLILHVFRVYLTGGFKRPRELTWVTGVTMAVITVSFGVTGYSLPWDQVGYWAVKIVSGVPAAVPVVGDFMVELLRGGESVGQSTLTRFYSLHTFVLPWLLAVFMLIHFLMIRKQGISGPL